Proteins encoded in a region of the Clostridia bacterium genome:
- a CDS encoding 4Fe-4S binding protein encodes MAYLINDECIACGSCEMECPCEAISAGDVIFVIDAEKCTECGICAEVCPVGAPVAE; translated from the coding sequence ATGGCGTATTTAATTAATGATGAGTGTATTGCTTGTGGAAGCTGTGAAATGGAATGTCCTTGTGAGGCCATTAGTGCTGGTGATGTTATTTTTGTCATTGATGCGGAAAAATGTACAGAATGTGGTATTTGTGCCGAAGTTTGTCCTGTGGGGGCACCGGTAGCTGAATAA
- the whiA gene encoding DNA-binding protein WhiA, which translates to MSFSRETKHELARIFPEKKCCRLAELAGLIRLKGTMCFNEQQTLGLLVTTESAPIARKIFSLWKELYQVEPKISMHRRKKLQKKIVYGVYSYSLPDKMLKELGLLNREGKFTMGIRKKLISKKCCQRSYLRGVFLAAGSISNPDNNYHLEMITNYYRYAQALVKVINRFPEMAARISTRQKRYLIYFKESEQIAGFLNIIGAHQALLKFENIRIMKDVRNQVNRLVNCDTANLKKVVNAALKQIEQIKFIEQTIGLDKLPPRLQEVAYLRLHNPDSSLRELGELLNPPLGKSGINHRLRKIEELARKINLQTGEKNKKD; encoded by the coding sequence TTGTCTTTTTCCAGGGAAACAAAACATGAATTGGCACGGATTTTTCCGGAAAAAAAATGCTGTCGTTTAGCGGAATTAGCCGGATTAATACGCTTGAAAGGCACTATGTGTTTTAATGAGCAGCAGACACTTGGTTTGCTTGTAACTACGGAAAGTGCACCTATAGCTCGGAAAATATTTAGCTTATGGAAAGAGTTATATCAAGTGGAACCTAAAATTAGTATGCACCGTCGAAAAAAATTACAAAAAAAAATCGTTTATGGTGTTTATTCATATTCACTTCCTGATAAAATGTTAAAAGAACTAGGGCTTTTAAATCGGGAAGGTAAATTTACGATGGGCATTAGAAAAAAGTTGATTAGTAAAAAATGTTGTCAGCGCAGTTATTTGCGCGGTGTTTTTTTAGCAGCTGGTTCAATTAGTAATCCAGATAATAATTATCATTTGGAGATGATTACTAATTACTATCGTTATGCACAGGCTTTGGTAAAGGTAATAAATCGTTTTCCGGAAATGGCGGCTAGAATTAGTACCCGACAAAAACGTTATTTAATCTATTTTAAAGAAAGTGAACAAATTGCTGGTTTCCTAAATATTATTGGTGCCCATCAGGCATTATTGAAATTTGAAAATATTAGGATTATGAAAGATGTACGTAATCAAGTTAATCGTTTGGTTAATTGTGATACAGCTAATTTGAAAAAGGTGGTTAATGCTGCTTTAAAACAGATTGAACAAATAAAATTTATTGAGCAAACTATTGGGTTGGACAAGTTACCACCGCGCTTACAAGAAGTGGCCTATTTGCGTTTGCATAATCCTGACAGTAGTTTGCGTGAATTGGGTGAATTATTAAATCCCCCTTTGGGTAAATCGGGAATTAATCATCGTTTGCGGAAAATCGAGGAATTAGCTCGAAAAATAAATTTACAAACAGGGGAAAAAAATAAAAAAGATTAA
- a CDS encoding YvcK family protein: MKNVYQRQHLKRGPRLVTVGGGTGLSVLLRGLKEYTSNITAIVSVADDGGSSGRLRGQLGVLPPGDLRDCLVALADTESAMENLFNYRFTEGGELAGHSLGNLLLVALADLTGSFETALREAGKVLAIRGKVVPTTFADLKLGAELVDGSILMGQSFITKTEKHIKRVFLKPANCRPTPEAIKAIREAEMIVLGPGSLYTSIIPNLLVPGITEEIKRASGIKVYVCNVMTQVGETRGYTAAEHLEALYEHTLVGLVDYLLVNNQSLPAVLLNKYWAEGVELVNIDKERLSKMSIRVIEAPLLKKNDFIRHDSAALAAVLFDLLGEQKAIGW; this comes from the coding sequence ATGAAAAATGTTTATCAAAGACAGCATCTAAAGAGGGGACCTCGCTTAGTTACAGTAGGGGGAGGTACGGGTCTCTCAGTACTTTTGCGCGGTTTAAAAGAATATACTTCCAATATTACCGCGATAGTTTCTGTGGCAGATGATGGTGGAAGTTCGGGTCGTTTACGGGGTCAATTGGGTGTTTTACCCCCTGGTGATTTAAGAGATTGTTTAGTGGCTTTGGCGGATACAGAATCGGCGATGGAGAATTTATTTAATTATCGTTTTACCGAAGGTGGTGAATTGGCGGGCCATAGTTTAGGTAATCTTTTATTGGTTGCTTTGGCAGATTTAACGGGTAGTTTTGAAACTGCTTTACGTGAAGCTGGTAAAGTTTTAGCAATTCGCGGTAAAGTTGTGCCTACTACTTTTGCAGATTTAAAATTAGGTGCGGAATTGGTTGATGGTTCTATTTTAATGGGCCAATCTTTTATTACCAAAACTGAAAAGCACATTAAGCGGGTTTTTCTGAAACCGGCAAATTGTCGGCCAACACCTGAAGCAATCAAGGCTATTCGGGAGGCCGAAATGATTGTTTTGGGTCCAGGCAGTCTTTATACTAGTATTATTCCTAATTTATTAGTTCCCGGTATTACCGAAGAAATTAAGCGGGCTTCTGGTATCAAGGTTTATGTTTGTAATGTGATGACTCAAGTGGGGGAGACGCGGGGTTATACTGCTGCTGAACATTTAGAGGCTCTTTATGAACATACACTGGTGGGCTTAGTTGATTATTTACTGGTAAATAATCAGAGCTTGCCGGCTGTGCTTTTAAATAAATATTGGGCTGAGGGTGTGGAGTTGGTAAATATTGATAAAGAAAGATTAAGCAAAATGTCTATTAGGGTGATTGAGGCCCCTTTATTAAAGAAAAATGATTTTATTCGTCATGATTCGGCGGCCCTGGCGGCGGTTTTGTTTGATTTGTTGGGTGAACAAAAAGCAATAGGATGGTGA
- the rapZ gene encoding RNase adapter RapZ, producing MITGLSGAGKTHALRALEDLGFFCVDNLPPVLLPKFAELCLQSVDIIQRVALVIDIRGGHFFADLFRVLADLKEKGYPYEILFLEATTDVLIRRFKETRRRHPFSNRGPLLEELQRERKQMESLREVANKIIDTSELTPQELKKQIVELYGVGSDQVKLHLTMMSFGYKYGIPLDADLVVDVRFLPNPFYLPELRPLTGCDRRVDEYVRNLPATEDFLQKYHAVLTFLLPNYVREGKTHLVIAIGCTGGQHRSVVLANCLGERLASPEYQIMIRHRDILKRM from the coding sequence ATTATTACGGGATTATCGGGTGCGGGGAAAACACATGCTTTAAGGGCTTTAGAGGATTTGGGGTTTTTTTGTGTAGATAATTTGCCACCTGTTTTATTGCCAAAATTTGCGGAATTATGTTTACAAAGTGTAGATATTATTCAAAGAGTAGCTTTGGTAATTGATATTCGCGGTGGCCATTTTTTCGCTGACTTATTTCGAGTTTTGGCCGATTTAAAAGAAAAAGGTTATCCTTATGAAATTCTTTTTTTAGAGGCTACCACTGATGTTTTGATTCGACGTTTTAAAGAAACTCGCCGCCGACATCCTTTTTCTAATCGGGGACCTTTATTAGAGGAATTACAGCGAGAAAGAAAACAAATGGAAAGTTTGCGTGAAGTGGCTAATAAAATTATTGATACTTCTGAACTGACTCCACAGGAACTGAAAAAACAAATTGTGGAATTATATGGTGTGGGCAGTGATCAGGTAAAATTACATTTAACCATGATGTCTTTTGGTTACAAATATGGGATTCCTTTGGATGCTGATTTGGTTGTAGATGTGCGTTTTTTGCCTAATCCTTTTTATCTTCCTGAACTGCGGCCTTTGACTGGCTGTGATCGACGGGTAGATGAATATGTACGTAATTTGCCTGCAACAGAAGATTTTTTACAAAAATATCATGCTGTTTTAACATTTTTGCTCCCTAATTATGTACGTGAAGGTAAGACACATTTAGTAATTGCTATTGGCTGTACAGGTGGACAGCATCGTTCGGTGGTTTTAGCCAATTGTTTGGGGGAACGTTTGGCTTCACCGGAATATCAAATTATGATTCGCCATAGAGATATTCTAAAAAGAATGTAA
- a CDS encoding aspartyl-phosphate phosphatase Spo0E family protein codes for MAVDQKKDILQELEELRRELYLSAAQHVLTSREIYQVSTNLDRVIVKYLKEEYYK; via the coding sequence ATGGCTGTTGACCAAAAAAAGGATATTTTACAGGAATTGGAAGAATTACGCAGGGAGTTATATCTTTCCGCTGCTCAACATGTGCTTACTTCGCGAGAAATTTATCAAGTAAGTACCAATTTAGATCGGGTTATTGTTAAATATTTAAAAGAGGAGTATTATAAATAA